CACACAGTGACTGCCACTCCATATACTGAGTGGCACCGGGTGCCCTGATGCTGCCACTTGGGAGGCTTCACAGAGAGCACATTGCAGCCAGCATGCCCAGTCCTTCCTGAGGTGGCCACTTGCCCAGCCGCCTGCTGGCCTTGTGGCTCATGAGGCCCTGGCCCTATCACGCCACCTTCTCACCTCTGCCACCTTCTCAATGGTGGCCTAGAGGCTGGGGAAATGGAAGGCAGAGCAGGTCCATCTTCTGTTGGGCCCGTGTGCTCTCTATCAGAAAGAACAGACAGAAGGAGGTTGCAGACAGGAATGGTCCATATTTCCTGGGGTTGCCTAGGAACCCCTCATGTCTTCGCCTGCAGTGGCTTGAGGGATCGACCTCTGGAGTGCAGAGGCTGGTTCACTGTGCCTTCAACCTAACAGAAGGTGTTGCCAGGGGGCTAGAAACACTAGTGTAACGGAGGTTCTCTTCTGTAGAAATGCCAGGCCCACAGTCTACCTACAGAtggtgtcttagtccattcaggCTGCTGTCACAGAATACCATCAACAAGAGCATCTCACTGTTCCTAAGTTTGGAGGTTGGAAAGCCCAAGATGGAGGCACCAggagatttggtgtctggtgagggctgcttCTTGGTTCATAGAGGTACCTCTAGCTGTGTCCTTGCTTGGTGGAGCGGGCAGAAGAGCCCCCTCAGAGCTCTGCCTCACACCTAGCCCCTTCCCCAAGGCCCCAGCTCCTAGTATCAGCACCTTGGGGTTCCAACGTAGGAATTTTGGAGGCAAAAACATTTAGACCATATCAGAAAGGTCACATGGGGCTCTAGTGGACTGTCTCGGAGACCTACCTATCAGACCTGATATGGTTGCTGGGGGAAAGTGTACTCTGAACTTCTCAAATCTAATTGCAAACAAATTTGGGGAACATCGTCAGCGTGAGAGTTAGGGGCCTCCTGTGGGACTCAGCCCTTGAGTTCCTGAGGAGGCCAGGGGCAAAGCCTGGACCTGGTTCCAAGCGTCTGTCATGAATCCATCAACGGGGACTCTGAGCAGCGTCCTCGCTGACAGGCTTTGATGCCTTGATGCCGCAGGCTTGTGGCAGGGTGTGCCAAGCTCCTGGTGGCCCTGGTGAAGGGTCCCTGAATGAGCAGACTAGGAAGGCTGCCCGGGGCCATGACCCCTTTCACAATGGAGTCCAATTGTGCCACCCACCGACCAGGAAGCCAAAAGCCCCATTTCAAAGCTCTGGCTCAGAAGACAGACATCCATTTTCTCCAACAgcaagaatattatttttgttttcacttagGTGACCCAGTGAGGCTTAGAGCAACTTAACTGGGAGACAATTGTGGATGAAAAAGGCCCAGGGAGAAGTTGACCCTGCCAACACCAAGTATGAGCTCCAGGTTATTGCTCCACAGATGCTGAGTAGGGGGACTGCAGACCCACTGTGCTCGCAGCCTAGTTTTAGACAGCACTTACTAAGTAACCAGGTGCATGTCAATTAATCACATTTGGGTTATATATTTGATGCCAGTAGGTGTTTGGGGACATAACCCGCACACAAAGCTCTGGTATTTTCTGTAAGGTCTGAAGCATGAAATCAAAGTTTAATGAGAAAGTAAGAATGAGTTGAAATTTAATGGAAAATTCTATCAACTTACCAAATGTCTTCATTGTCAGAAGGGAGGTGGAAGGTGGAGGATACCAATGTTTGGAGGCAGACATTCATGAATTCGTGCACCTCAGAACATGAATTAAAAGTTCTAtggaagctgggtgcagtggtacacacctatattcctagtggctttggaggctgaggcaggaggatcacaaatttaaagccagcctcagcaacttagcaagagcttATGTCTaaataaaggattaaaaaatgggctggggatatggctcagtgatttagTGCTCCTTGTTTCAatccttggagagagagagaaagaaaagaaaagaaaagaaaagaaagaaagaaagaaagaaagaaagaaagaaagaaagaaagaaagaaaggttctATTGAAGTATTCCAGAACCTCTTCCCCAAACCCCCCATAATACATGGATATGCAGAATCTCAAATGAATGGTTGGGaaaccagccatttttatttgaatctttGGGAGGACAGCTGGAACTCAGGTTCTTTGCAAAGACCAAGAAAAGGGCTGTGGGTGGGGCTGCAGGGGTGGGTGGTCAATCACTCTGGGCACAGCAGTGGTACAGAAAGGAGTTTGGCCTCCCAATCTGCTTATAACCCAAGCCAAACCAGGTTCTAAGTGTCCAGGGATCACGTAGCAACTCACAAACGCATCGCCTACTGTCTCGCCTGCGGATGTCTGAGCAGGGGTGTTCATTCCTCCAACCCACTTTCGGGCAGAGCAGGAGGTCCTCTAGCACTAAAAGGTGGCATAAAATCCGAGTAGGAGGTATATCTTACCCGTGATCCCCTCCTTTAAAAATATGCACCAAGGCTGCATTTCCAATGAAGCaacacctccctccctctctgctcatTCCTGAGCTAGCCACAGAGGTGAGCTGCGGTTTCCCAATGGCTCTCCTGAGCCAACTTGCAGGAGGACACAGGAGCAGATCCAGACTTGCCGGCCCCACAGAGATTACACAAATCCTGGCCCAACGTGGACTAACGCAAGCCCGTAGGAGGCACAGAACATTCCATCGCTGATCTCTGGGTCAGACGCATGCAGCATCCCTACAGTCTGGCACAAAGCCCTCTTCCGGAGCCCTCCACTGCAGGCGTGATGCCTGCTACCTATACCAAGAAGACACGCTGCCAACGGCTTCATTTTGGCTCTCAAGACTTTGGAGGAAAAGACTGCCCTCACCTCCGGCATCCCATCCCGCCAGGAAATTAAACATCTTCCCTGCGGGATTGTTGAGGACGGATGCATAGAAGAAGCTGAGATAAAACCACTCCCATAAACAGGAACTTTATTAAATTACCTATACATAAAAGCCCATGTAAACGGACCTTTAAATATATCCAAGTTCATCTTACACAAATTTCTGTAGAAACGTATTTACATTTCTCCCCTGTACAAATCATCTTTCCAGGCTTAAAGGCCGGTATCACCTGCTCACACAGATGCGCAGACGGCTGTCCCCAAGGCTGAGGAGAACACCCCTTCTCAGGAAGCTCAGCCTGTCCCCTCTGACAGCACCTCAACATTGTGTGGAACTTTCTTCTCGCAGCCCTTGAGTGAGGCCTGTTTTAGGGAGGCTGGGGGTGGTTGTTTCTGAGAGCTGATCCTGGGGCAGAGATGGGTCCGTGCTTGTTCATGTGACTCAGACCCTTGAAGCTGGAAGGGCCCCTAGAAACCATCAGGGAGGCCATGTCCCCACGTCTATGGAGGTATGCATGACAGATGCTCAGGAAGAAGCAGTGTCCTGCCAAAGACACAGCATCAGGACAGAGCAGAGACAGGGACCCTGGGGGTCCTTCTAAAGGGTCCTGATACCCATGACTTCCTTCATTGTTTCCCACCCACACGTGGACCCCATGTTTGGGATGTTTTGACTCTACCTGGTTAGAATGTGACATCTGAGTCTTTCTGAAACAGTGAAAAGCTGCTCTGGGCTCCCATCCACCTCTCCAGGAGCCCAGGACAATCTGCTCAGGGCTACCTTTACCTCCAACCATGACCTTCACCTTTGCAAATCAGTTTCCAATTAATTTGGGTAAAAGGCAACATTCCCCAGGAGGGACCTGTAACATTAGCCACAGGATTCAGCACAGATGCATCCAGGTCCCCAAGTCCATCCAGCTGCCAATGCTGCATCTAAAAGGTTTCACCAAGCCACCCAAAGTGAAAGgaagcaacttttaaaaaacaaaaatgttccaaGAATTCCCCTAGTTCCCAAATCTCAGAGAGGAGTGAGATAGACATTGGGTAGGAATGGAGCTTTCTTCAAAAGAAAGGAagcctgagtttttttttttaacccccaaGACTtgaaatcaatttcatttttttttctttttctttcttcttcttcttttcttttttttaatttggtctgcttaacaaattaaaaaacttgaTTTGCGTTTCTCAGGACTTAAATACCACTCAGGAAGGAAGAGACGTCAATATTAGAAAGTATTAGAAGGAAtcaagaggaggagctggggagagtGGGGGGCCCAGGCTCCACGTGACCTTGGAAATGACCTGAGGGCTATGAGCAGGCAAAGCGGAAGCGGGGTGGGGGAGCCTCGGGGGACACAGGGTTGGTTCTTCCCGGTAACCAGAGCGAACACAGGGGACAAGCAGGGGAACCAGGATGGGAAGGACCAGCCCGGCAGAGCGCTGCTCGGCTCTGCACAAGCCACGATTCTCTCAGGGGCTGCACCTCCCCACCACAGTGCCCCCAACACTCAAGAGCACCCCATTCCATCACCTAACGGTCCCACACAAACCACCAAGGTCACACAAGACGGCAGAGGCCAGAGGCCTTCCAGGAGACAGAGCCAACGACAGCCAGGGCCTGCGAGGCCAGCTGCCAGTGGGGAGTGGTGCGTCCAGGTGGAACCTGAGGGGACGCAGGAAGGgacaaatattttcatgtttaagaTGAATTTTTAAGCCCGGGAGGTATTTCACTCTGCAAAGGGAACCAACgaaaacatcattttatttttatattaaaaaataagtcttacatatataaaaactggccagaaaaaaaattcactcgTTACATAAGAACGTCATCTTGTAGGTGGAGTCCATCCATCAAGGAACCTCTGTCCTGGGGAAGGAGTCAAGAACAGGGTCCGGGTGTGAGAGGGGGCACTGGGGTCCTGGCGGTGGGGACCTGCCTCTGGGCCCTGGAGTTGGCAGCAGCAGTCGGCAGGCAGGCGAGCCCACGGCCTCCCGCGCTGTACCTTTAGTGATTGGATCGTGCACAGTGGATGGCTCAACGTGTAACACAGACATTCAGTGTTGGCCTCTTCCCAGCAGTCAGTCCTCACCCTCTGAGTCCCAGAGGCGACAGAGACAGACACCCGTCACTTGTGCAATGGATTCAGGACCCTCCCCAGTGCGGTCCGACCCGAGTCCTTCAGTCTAAGGGAGGCCCTTTCCCCGAGCCCTCTGCCCTTTACAGGGGCCTCCGCGTCCGCAGCGGGGCTCTCGGCAGACTCCGGGCCCCTCTTGGGAACCCGGGCGCTGCTGGCCCGCCTCAGGCTGCTGCTGTCCTTGGAGGCCGCGTCCTCAGGGCTGCCCTTGACCCTCAGCTGCCGCTGGGACACCGTCCGAGTGATGCCTTTGGCCCCGGCAGGGGGATCCGTCCTCTGGCACCGAGAGGAGGAGGCCACTGTGTTTCGGGCAAAGCTGGGGACAGGGGGTGGGACGCGGGGGGCACTGGGGGCGGGCGGGGCCTTGGGCTCTTCCTCGGGGCTCTCGGGGACCTTATTCTCCTCGGGCTTCTGCCTGGGGAGGTTCCTGAGGGGCTTGGCGCTGGGCTTCTTGAGGGAGCCCCTGGGCTGCAGCGGGGGCTCCTTCCCCAGCCGGGTGCTGCTGCCCCGGGACAGTCGCTGCTCCTCGGCCACTGTGGCCCCGGCCCCCGTGGAGGCCCTCCTGGGCGACGTGTCTGAGGTCCCCTTCACGGAGCTGCGGCGCGACAGTGTGTCAGTGCTGCCGGGGGCGTCCCGCCGGGACGGCTGCTCGGGCCGCTTCCAGCCCCCGggggccctgctggccctggctATGGGCACCACCTTGCGCATGCTCTCGCTCTCCGAGGCCGTCAGGGTGCGCACGGGCTTGGGCGCCGCCCCCGGGCTCCGCCGGGCCGCTCCAGGCTTGGCGGCCCCCGGAGACGCCTCTTTGAGGGAGTTTCTCTTTGGTCCTGCAGCGTCCTTCCCTTTGCTAGGTCTGTCCCTGGGAAGGTCACCCTTGGGGCCCGGCTCGCTCTTCATGGAGAGGGGAGAAGGCGCCTCCCCCGGGGTGCTGGAAGCGGGGTTGGAGGACACGGAGCcgtccccttccctctcctcctcggGCTCGCCCTGCCCGTGCCTGGAGTCGGCTCCCTCGGAGCAGTCCAGGGTCAGCGAGCAGTCGGTGGTGTCCGAGACACACCATGGCGGCCCGGGGTCCTTGCTCTCGGGCTCACTGCTGCCCACAGACGCCACAGCTGCGCCGCTGGGCTCCTCGGGGGCAGCCCGGTCATCCtccggggcggggcggggtccTTCCTGGGGACCTCTGCCCACAGGTGTCAAACGGTCACGGCCAGCACCGAGGGACGGCGGGTTCCCGTCACCCAAAGATGCGAGCTCCACGGGGCTGAAGTCACTCAGGGTCAAAGGGGATGTCTCCTCCAGGACCTTGGGACCCTGGAGGCTGAACTGGGCCAGCCCTGTCACCAGCTCATGCTCCTTAATGCCCAGAGCCAGTGGCGGGAGTGGAGGGGCCCAGGCCGGCCCCAAGCCCACGGGCTCGCTGTTCCTCTTCCGGAGGAGGCCGGCCCCTGCGCGTGCGGCTCGGGGGGAAGCAGAGGCAGGCTCCTCGGGCTGCGGGGCTGGAGGCTGGCTCTGCCCAGCGGAGGGCAGCTCGGTGGCTTTCTCCTGGCCCTCTGGAGCCCGAGGTTCTTGTGCCCCACTAGGGCCTCCAGCCCGTGGTTCTCCAGGCTCCATCCAGGCTACCAGGGGCCGGGCCTGCCGGGGGCCCCTCCGGGGCAAGCTGTTGAACTTGTGGAGCGCCTCGGGGCTGCCGGCGCCGCTCTCCAGGAAGGTCAGCAGCTCGCGGTCAGCAGAGGTGCCCAGGGAGAGGCGGGAGCGGCGCGTGTTGGGGGGCCGGTAGGAGGGACTGATGGGCCTGGGGTGCAGGAAAGGGCTCAGGTCCTCTGCACCCTTCTTGGTTAGCAGCTCGACGTCGTTCTCACTGCTGCTCCGGGCAAACCCGAGCTCCCCGCTCGCCCAGGAACGCCTTTTCTGTTCCTGCTCCTTCAGCCGCTGCAGCTGCCTTAGCTCCTGCACCTCCCGGTCCTGGTTGTcctgaagggagggaggagaaggcagCGTGAGACGCGGGGCCTCCTGCAATCGCCAAGCCACCTACCCTAAGACTCAAAGAGAGGGACTTGCGTGGAGGACAGCCCTGGGTCACATCCCACGCTAAGAAAGACTGTGCACTGCTTTGTGCATATGCAGGGGTGCAGGCGGGTGGACGAGGACCTCCCAAAGAAACGCAGGGATCTGGCCCAGGGACTCGCCACCCTGCTCCAGCCATCTGTCTACAGGTCTCCTTCCTGGGCTCcacttccagctctccagccaaTACACTGTCCCTTAAGCATAGGCTCCGATTCCACATATGGACGCCACCTCAACTCCAAAGAAAGCCAACTTGTTCCCACAatcagggaagaggaagaggagtgcATAGGCTTTACAAATCCTTCCACCTTCCACCCGGCTGCAGGGCGCCCAGTCCCTTACAGAGAAACTGAGTCAGAACCAATCACACCTCATCCACCTATGCAGTTCATTTCCAGCGGTCCCTCGGCATCTGCAGGGGACTGATTCCAGATCCCCATGGGGACACCCAAATCTTAGTTGTAGGGTTTGCATATAACCCATGCACATCCTCACATATACTCTAAGTCACCTCTAGACTAATTATAATGCTCAGTGCAATGGGGGCATTACGTAGGCAGTGGTTATACTGCGCTGTTTAGGGAGAAATGACGACAAAAGGGCCTGCACTCGTTTGGCACAGATGTGCACTTTACAGAAAAATACTTCCAACTTGTGGTTGGTTGAATTTGCAGCGGGAGAACTGTGGAGTGGAGGGCTGGCTGCATCCGTGTCACAAATCATGGCTCTCTTTTGGGTTGGGAAAGCCATGTAATCATGTAATTACACGGATCTCATGACCCAATTCTGTTATTGTTAGCAGTTTTTACTTGAAAATCAATTTCCTCCTACAGTAGACTTTCCAAGTTTCTGTGAGGTTCTGGCTGGAGACTCTTGGCTCCTCCTTCAGCTCTGGCCTAAGCCTCCCCCAGGGTCCCTAAGCCTCTCCAGCCTTCTCCAAGGTGGTGCATGGTGAGGTGGGGCCAGGTCCTGGCTTTCAGGACAGCTGGGAGACAGCACCACGCAGGTGGCTTCACAGGCCTGTACAACTTGGATGGGAAGTGAGGGCCTCAGAATGTCAGAAAGAGTCAATCTGGCCTCTGCTATCCTATCCCCCACCCCATGACCTCCCACAGCTGAGCTCACTGCTTGGACAGAGGACAGTAAACGTGGCTACCGGCTGAGACTCCTTCTAGCTGGATAGAGGAAGGAGCTAAAGTAAAGCTGGGCTTGAGAGAAATGTGACCAGTTCCCCCAGGAAGCTGGCTGGGGACAGGTCTGCATGCAGGGTAGGAGCaccaggctctgggttccatccccagtaccaactaagttaatcaaaataaaatacagggcaAGAGATGACTCAGAAGTACCTGGCTCTCCATCGCCACCTAATAAGAAGGAATGTGGGATTCTGTTTTAATCAACATTTTGTTAAAAGCCTGACTTGCAGCCAGGCATGGTattgcacgcctgtaatcccagtggctttggaggttgaggcaggaggatggcaaattcaaagccagcctcagcaacttatcgaggccctaaacaacttagccagatcctgtttcaaaataaaaaataaaagcgatggggacgtggctcagtggttaagcatccatgggttcaattcctggtaccaaaaaagaaagtctGATTTGCACAGTCAAGCTACCCTGAGCATTTCCCGGCTTTCTATTTCACTGGAGATCACTGGAGTGGGTGGTTGAAGGGTACCAAGTGTGGCCCCTGTGCTCAGGGCAGCAGCAGCTCCTTATGGATCTGGGAGTGACCGTAGGCTTTGCTGGCCTTCGTCATGACACTAGGCATCTTCCAATCATCCCACTGCAACAAAAGTGTCCCTGAGAGTGGAAATGCTCTTCTGGGGAGGGGCTGAGTAGGACATTAGGATCTTTGGTAGGAGTGTAAACGTGTGACCTCCATCATGAAGTTTGCTAACGAGATGCTTTTACTGTGGGTGTTGGTGAGGGGCCAGACACTTGGTGATATGGACCCTGCAGGTCTGGAAAGGCAGAGCCCGGCCCCAGCCAGCCCAGCCCGGGCCTGTCCATGCCACCTGGCCAGATGCTCCTGAAACCATGGAGATGTTGAACTCTCTTTCCACCACGGGGAGAGGACCAGGTCggcaagaagaaaaataaacatccaaaccactctggaaagtgtGCAGTCGTCACCAGCCAGCCGTACCTTAACTGCTTTGTTGAATCTGGTACAGAAATCTCTGAATATCTGGAAGCACTCATCCAGTTTCATGGTTTCTTTGTCTTCACAGAAGAAATCTATAAGTGTGTGAGCCTCGCCCTGCAGCTCCTGTTTCCAGTACTCCAGCTCCGTCAGCTTTTCCAGCGCAAACTGCAGAAAACAAACAGGAATACACTGAAATAAACAGGTCAGCCGAAGAGGCGGGGCTCTGTCTGCTGCCTGGGGAAGACCGGCTCCCAGGGCTCCATTTCAGGTCTTGGAGAAGGGAAGGCTTATTGTCAGGCCACTGCACTCAGAGCCAAAAGGAAAGTAAGTCAACCCAAACAAAGCTGAGCAAGCAAGGTGACCTGCTCCATGAGACCTAGGGGCACAGAGCAGACTGAAGCTAGGTGTGCATGGGGTGCGCCTCAggtcccagctacccaggaggtgGAGATGGGATCGCCTGACCCCAGagtctgaggtcagcctgggcaagacAGTGAGTGAGAcgctgaaaaaaagagaaaaagaaaaaaagactgattTAAGACCTTTACTCTGTAGAATGCCACTAACAAGTTTTCACTTTCAACGTTACTGAATAAATTCCTCAGGTGTACGGGAGGTTGTATTAGAAAAACTCTCAGTGACGTACATGTCTACAATCCTAGcaaatggggaggctgaggcggcaggatctcaagttcaaggctagcctaagcaactcagtgagacctgtctcaaaattaaaaataaaaagggctgggggtgtagcccaATGGTAAatcgtccctgggttcaacccccagtacaaaaagcaaagcaaagagaaACTCATTCTACACCAGTTCTTCCTTCCATGGAAACCGACTCGTGCTAGCCAAAGGTTTAAAGTGAATTTGTACTGACAAGGTGTCCCTTTTGCCCTGCCGAGAGGGAGTCTAAACTTAATTCCAAATAAGATCTGTGGGGTCTGTGTTGCAGGACTGAAGCCCTCGTGCCAAAACTAGGGGTGCCACCTGAGTCAGCTGGGAAGCTCTGCCAATCATCCAGGCTTGCACCCCATGTGTGGTTAATAGGTTTGGGGAGCACCCTGCACTGATGTTTTAGCAACAGTCACCAGGAGATTCTGGAGGGTCTCAGGGCTAGGAATCAGTGACCCATACAAACCCCCTTCTCCCTGATTTAGTTTTCCTTGTGTGTGCTTCTACAATACCCAGGCTCCAAGGCCTGATTCCAGTGTGGCAGGAATGAAGGAAGCTTGCTTCTCCCAGGGAGATCCCAAGCCTTTTAGGATAGGATCTGCCACATCAAAGGGTCACGGGGTGCAGCTCAGGGACCTCAGGTTGCGCTGTCATGAGAAGGCAGGGTGGTAAAGGGGAGACTGAAGCCTTGTGATCCTTTCTTACTTACTGGGTGTATGTAAAGAAGGGATGGAGCAATCATGTTACTCCATGAAATCCCATGTATCACGCTTTGAAGACAGAGTCGCATTTGGGCAACATGTTTTGGAGTGTGGGGGCCACAGGCCTCCAGGAAGGCGGTCGCTGCCTGAGCACGCCTGGTGAGCTACAGA
This genomic interval from Ictidomys tridecemlineatus isolate mIctTri1 chromosome 9, mIctTri1.hap1, whole genome shotgun sequence contains the following:
- the Fhdc1 gene encoding FH2 domain-containing protein 1 isoform X2, translating into MSPHRITILDAKRNMNIGIFLKQFKKSPQSIVEDIHQGKSEHYGSETLREFLKLLPELEEVKKLKTFSGDVSKLSLADSFLHCLIQVPNYSLRIEAMVLKKEFLPSCSSLYTDITILRTATKELMSCEELHSILHLVLQAGNIMNAGRYAGNAVGFKLSSLLKLADTKSNKPGMNLLHFVAQEAQKKDANLLNFSGKLHHVQETARLSLDNTEAELHSLFVRTRSLKENVQRDAELRQQMEDFLQFALEKLTELEYWKQELQGEAHTLIDFFCEDKETMKLDECFQIFRDFCTRFNKAVKDNQDREVQELRQLQRLKEQEQKRRSWASGELGFARSSSENDVELLTKKGAEDLSPFLHPRPISPSYRPPNTRRSRLSLGTSADRELLTFLESGAGSPEALHKFNSLPRRGPRQARPLVAWMEPGEPRAGGPSGAQEPRAPEGQEKATELPSAGQSQPPAPQPEEPASASPRAARAGAGLLRKRNSEPVGLGPAWAPPLPPLALGIKEHELVTGLAQFSLQGPKVLEETSPLTLSDFSPVELASLGDGNPPSLGAGRDRLTPVGRGPQEGPRPAPEDDRAAPEEPSGAAVASVGSSEPESKDPGPPWCVSDTTDCSLTLDCSEGADSRHGQGEPEEEREGDGSVSSNPASSTPGEAPSPLSMKSEPGPKGDLPRDRPSKGKDAAGPKRNSLKEASPGAAKPGAARRSPGAAPKPVRTLTASESESMRKVVPIARASRAPGGWKRPEQPSRRDAPGSTDTLSRRSSVKGTSDTSPRRASTGAGATVAEEQRLSRGSSTRLGKEPPLQPRGSLKKPSAKPLRNLPRQKPEENKVPESPEEEPKAPPAPSAPRVPPPVPSFARNTVASSSRCQRTDPPAGAKGITRTVSQRQLRVKGSPEDAASKDSSSLRRASSARVPKRGPESAESPAADAEAPVKGRGLGERASLRLKDSGRTALGRVLNPLHK
- the Fhdc1 gene encoding FH2 domain-containing protein 1 isoform X1; protein product: MHVMNCVSLASDKENGNIAPAAGFMIGQESPPASPPPPPPPPPPPPCLYSGEGLSPSPPPPPPPPLPGGPPGPPPPPGPPPTSHMNGYSSLGKKRMRSFFWKTIPEEQVRGKTNIWTLAARQQHHYQIDARTIEELFGQQEDTTKSCLPRRGGPLNSSFRDAREEITILDAKRNMNIGIFLKQFKKSPQSIVEDIHQGKSEHYGSETLREFLKLLPELEEVKKLKTFSGDVSKLSLADSFLHCLIQVPNYSLRIEAMVLKKEFLPSCSSLYTDITILRTATKELMSCEELHSILHLVLQAGNIMNAGRYAGNAVGFKLSSLLKLADTKSNKPGMNLLHFVAQEAQKKDANLLNFSGKLHHVQETARLSLDNTEAELHSLFVRTRSLKENVQRDAELRQQMEDFLQFALEKLTELEYWKQELQGEAHTLIDFFCEDKETMKLDECFQIFRDFCTRFNKAVKDNQDREVQELRQLQRLKEQEQKRRSWASGELGFARSSSENDVELLTKKGAEDLSPFLHPRPISPSYRPPNTRRSRLSLGTSADRELLTFLESGAGSPEALHKFNSLPRRGPRQARPLVAWMEPGEPRAGGPSGAQEPRAPEGQEKATELPSAGQSQPPAPQPEEPASASPRAARAGAGLLRKRNSEPVGLGPAWAPPLPPLALGIKEHELVTGLAQFSLQGPKVLEETSPLTLSDFSPVELASLGDGNPPSLGAGRDRLTPVGRGPQEGPRPAPEDDRAAPEEPSGAAVASVGSSEPESKDPGPPWCVSDTTDCSLTLDCSEGADSRHGQGEPEEEREGDGSVSSNPASSTPGEAPSPLSMKSEPGPKGDLPRDRPSKGKDAAGPKRNSLKEASPGAAKPGAARRSPGAAPKPVRTLTASESESMRKVVPIARASRAPGGWKRPEQPSRRDAPGSTDTLSRRSSVKGTSDTSPRRASTGAGATVAEEQRLSRGSSTRLGKEPPLQPRGSLKKPSAKPLRNLPRQKPEENKVPESPEEEPKAPPAPSAPRVPPPVPSFARNTVASSSRCQRTDPPAGAKGITRTVSQRQLRVKGSPEDAASKDSSSLRRASSARVPKRGPESAESPAADAEAPVKGRGLGERASLRLKDSGRTALGRVLNPLHK